In a single window of the Drosophila albomicans strain 15112-1751.03 chromosome 3, ASM965048v2, whole genome shotgun sequence genome:
- the LOC117569821 gene encoding probable E3 ubiquitin-protein ligase HERC4 isoform X2 has product MELYCWGNTSHGQLGLGGIEDEQILTPRKIPWKPDSSVVQIACGHGHTLFLTTSGKVYACGSNDYSQLGHDLPTKRPLEIPELQDYVISQIACGSRHSMALTDWGQVLSWGGNELGQLGHANNQANELPKIVRALLSKTVVQVACGKNHSMALTSGGEVYTWGSNQCGQLGVQSPHELYDSNRPMLLTSLLGIPVATIACGGNHSFVISKSAAVFGWGSNNCGQLGLNDETNRAYPTQLKTLRTLGVRFVACGDEFSVFLTNEGGVFTCGAGAYGQLGHGYNANEMLPRMVVELMGSTISQVTCGSRHTLALVPSRGRIYGFGLGSSGQLGTRGTKNLNLPQVVVGPWVSPSGSALLQSNAAQASVVIRQIFSGGDQSIVTTSYYVDKVPPTDCRIYRPKSQILKLTAEDTKQCTRFKEGDQSDLDLLHSMELIFKSQACINGSFLLDEDKHFACSSRNYGLDLKKAQLAFDNLRKVENESIKQVIWENLTKELIGSLVASPPDAESLRIYILLPLYHEFGNSKHYKTLHVPFAHAFINLTENPYKVLKKWWTDMPLEYFEQMVNNYLHVVMHIIRFKMGLEVIDYNHREQQNGRMVMPRNADLDIVLLMLYKLTTINELREDRLNYQHFQLPDLTDYVDVQREYLYWALSDSQQPFNICRFPFLFDASAKTSLLQADQALQMQSAIANSMNNIMTLLQYGHNSQFIVLNVTRENIVQDSLRELQRYSQRDLKKPLRIKFHGEEAEDAGGVRKEFFMLLLKDLIDPKYGMFKEFEDSRVMWFADVSFETENMYFLIGVLCGLAIYNFIIINLPFPLALYKKLLEKPVNLSDLREMSPAEANSLQSLLDYEGDDFKDTFDLTFEITRDIFGEPETKPLKPNGGQIAVTIENRQEFVDLYVDFIFNESVEVHYRAFHKGFMKVCSGNVMTLFHPEELMAVVTGNEEYDWQALEDNCDYKEGYTSADETVQWFWEVFHDLTDADKKKFLLYLTGSDRIPIQGMKAIKIIIQPTQNERSLPVAHTCFNLLDLPRYKTKERLKYKLLQAIQQTQGFSLV; this is encoded by the exons ATGGAATTGTACTGCTGGGGCAACACATCCCATGGCCAATTGGGTCTGGGCGGCATTGAGGATGAACAG ATATTGACGCCCAGAAAAATTCCCTGGAAACCGGATTCGTCGGTGGTACAGATTGCATGCGGTCATGGTCATACGCTCTTCCTGACGACCAGCGGAAAGGTTTACGCTTGCGGCAGCAATGATTACTCGCAGCTAGGACACGATCTGCCCACCAAAAGGCCAC tGGAAATTCCCGAACTACAGGATTATGTGATAAGTCAGATTGCCTGTGGCAGTCGACACTCGATGGCTCTAACCGATTGGGGTCAGGTGCTCAGCTGGGGTGGCAACGAGTTGGGTCAGCTGGGGCATGCCAACAATCAGGCCAACGAGCTGCCCAAAATTGTGCGTGCTCTGCTCTCCAAGACTGTCGTCCAAGTGGCGTGTGGCAAGAATCATAGCATGGCCTTAACCAGCG GTGGCGAGGTCTATACATGGGGTTCCAATCAGTGTGGTCAACTAGGTGTGCAGTCACCCCATGAGCTATACGACTCCAATCGTCCCATGCTGTTGACTTCATTGCTGGGCATTCCAGTTGCAACAATTGCCTGTGGCGGCAATCACTCGTTTGTCATCTCCAAGTCCGCCGCTGTCTTCGGTTggggcagcaacaattgcGGCCAACTGGGACTCAATGATGAGACGAATCGTGCTTATCCCACACAGCTGAAAACTCTGCGCACGCTTGGCGTGCGTTTTGTTGCCTGTGGCGATGAGTTCTCCGTCTTCTTGACCAACGAGGGAGGCGTTTTCACTTGCGGCGCTGGAGCATATGGACAACTGGGTCATGGCTACAATGCCAACGAGATGCTGCCGCGCATGGTGGTCGAGCTCATGGGCAGCACCATTTCACAGGTGACCTGCGGCAGTCGTCACACGCTGGCATTGGTGCCATCGCGGGGCCGCATCTATGGCTTCGGTTTGGGCAGCTCGGGGCAGCTGGGAACACGTGGCACCAAGAACTTGAACCTGCCACAGGTTGTGGTTGGTCCTTGGGTGTCGCCCAGTGGCTCTGCATTGCTGCAATCGAATGCTGCTCAGGCTTCGGTAGTCATTCGTCAAATCTTCTCGGGCGGTGATCAATCGATTGTGACCACATCGTACTACGTGGACAAAGTACCGCCCACCGACTGTCGCATTTACCG ACCCAAATCACAGATTCTGAAGCTGACGGCGGAGGACACAAAACAATGCACTCGCTTCAAGGAGGGCGATCAAAGCGATCTTGATCTACTGCACTCCATGGAGCTGATCTTTAAGAGTCAGGCCTGTATTAATGGTTCCTTTTTACTGGATGAGGACAAGCATTTCGCCTGCTCGTCACGCAACTATGGCTTGGATCTGAAGAAAGCTCAACTGGCGTTCGACAATTTACGCAAAGTGGAGAATGAGAGCATCAAGCAAGTG ATCTGGGAGAACCTGACGAAGGAGCTGATAGGCTCGTTGGTCGCCTCGCCGCCGGATGCGGAAAGCTTGCGTATCTATATATTACTGCCACTCTATCATGAGTTTGGTAATTCCAAGCACTACAAGACACTGCACGTTCCCTTTGCCCATGCCTTCATCAATCTGACGGAGAATCCATACAAGGTGCTCAAGAAATGGTGGACTGATATGCCCCTCGAGTATTTTGAGCAAATGGTGAACAATTATCTTCACGTTGTGATGCACATCATTCGCTTTAAGATGGGTCTCGAGGTCATCGATTACAATCATCGCGAACAGCAAAATGGCAGAATG GTCATGCCACGCAATGCAGATTTGGATATAGTACTGCTCATGCTGTATAAGCTGACGACCATTAACGAATTACGTGAAGATCGTCTCAACTATCAACACTTTCAGTTGCCGGATCTGACCGATTATGTGGATGTGCAGCGAGAATATCTATACTGGGCATTGTCGGATTCGCAACAGCCATTCAACATCTGCCGTTTTCCATTCCTATTCGATGCGTCTGCCAAGACGTCGCTGCTGCAAGCTGATCAAGCGCTTCAAATGCAATCCGCCATTGCGAACTCGATGAAT AATATCATGACACTGCTTCAGTACGGACATAATTCTCAGTTTATTGTCTTGAATGTGACACGAGAGAATATCGTGCAAGACTCTTTGCGTGAACTGCAACGCTACAGTCAAAGGGATCTCAAAAAACCGCTGCGAATCAAGTTTCACGGCGAGGAAGCCGAAGATGCCGGCGGTGTCCGTAAGGAATTTTTTATGCTGCTCCTGAAGGATCTCATTGATCCGAAGTACGGCATGTTCAAAGAGTTCGAAGACTCTCGTGTCATGTGGTTTGCGGACGTGAGCTTCGAAACGGAGAACATGTACTTCCTCATCGGTGTTCTTTGTGGCTTGGCCATCTACAATTTCATCATTATCAATCTGCCTTTTCCACTGGCTCTCTATAAGAAGCTTCTGGAGAAACCTGTCAATTTAAGCGATTTACGTGAGATGTCGCCTGCAGAGGCGAATTCCTTGCAATCCCTGCTCGATTATGAGGGTGATGACTTTAAGGACACCTTCGATTTGACATTTGAGATAACGCGCGACATTTTCGGCGAGCCAGAAACAAAACCTCTGAAGCCCAATGGCGGTCAGATTGCCGTCACAATTGAGAACCGGCAGGAGTTTGTTGATCTCTATGTGGATTTCATATTTAACGAATCCGTTGAGGTGCATTATCGTGCCTTTCACAAGGGTTTCATGAAGGTCTGTTCGGGCAATGTTATGACGCTCTTCCATCCAGAGGAACTAATGGCCGTTGTCACTGGGAACGAGGAATACGATTGGCAGGCACTGGAGGATAATTGTGATTACAAGGAAGGCTACACTTCCGCCGATGAAACGGTGCAATGGTTTTGGGAAGTTTTTCACGATCTGACCGACGCTGACAAGAAGAAATTCCTGCTGTATTTGACAGGCTCAGATCGCATACCCATTCAGGGTATGAAAGCCATCAag ATTATAATACAACCCACCCAAAACGAACGCAGCCTTCCCGTTGCCCACACATGCTTCAATCTGTTGGATCTGCCACGTTATAAGACCAAGGAGCGACTCAAATATAAGCTACTGCAAGCGATACAGCAAACTCAGGGCTTCAGTCTGGTCTAA
- the LOC117569821 gene encoding probable E3 ubiquitin-protein ligase HERC4 isoform X1, with protein sequence MELYCWGNTSHGQLGLGGIEDEQILTPRKIPWKPDSSVVQIACGHGHTLFLTTSGKVYACGSNDYSQLGHDLPTKRPRMCPFLEIPELQDYVISQIACGSRHSMALTDWGQVLSWGGNELGQLGHANNQANELPKIVRALLSKTVVQVACGKNHSMALTSGGEVYTWGSNQCGQLGVQSPHELYDSNRPMLLTSLLGIPVATIACGGNHSFVISKSAAVFGWGSNNCGQLGLNDETNRAYPTQLKTLRTLGVRFVACGDEFSVFLTNEGGVFTCGAGAYGQLGHGYNANEMLPRMVVELMGSTISQVTCGSRHTLALVPSRGRIYGFGLGSSGQLGTRGTKNLNLPQVVVGPWVSPSGSALLQSNAAQASVVIRQIFSGGDQSIVTTSYYVDKVPPTDCRIYRPKSQILKLTAEDTKQCTRFKEGDQSDLDLLHSMELIFKSQACINGSFLLDEDKHFACSSRNYGLDLKKAQLAFDNLRKVENESIKQVIWENLTKELIGSLVASPPDAESLRIYILLPLYHEFGNSKHYKTLHVPFAHAFINLTENPYKVLKKWWTDMPLEYFEQMVNNYLHVVMHIIRFKMGLEVIDYNHREQQNGRMVMPRNADLDIVLLMLYKLTTINELREDRLNYQHFQLPDLTDYVDVQREYLYWALSDSQQPFNICRFPFLFDASAKTSLLQADQALQMQSAIANSMNNIMTLLQYGHNSQFIVLNVTRENIVQDSLRELQRYSQRDLKKPLRIKFHGEEAEDAGGVRKEFFMLLLKDLIDPKYGMFKEFEDSRVMWFADVSFETENMYFLIGVLCGLAIYNFIIINLPFPLALYKKLLEKPVNLSDLREMSPAEANSLQSLLDYEGDDFKDTFDLTFEITRDIFGEPETKPLKPNGGQIAVTIENRQEFVDLYVDFIFNESVEVHYRAFHKGFMKVCSGNVMTLFHPEELMAVVTGNEEYDWQALEDNCDYKEGYTSADETVQWFWEVFHDLTDADKKKFLLYLTGSDRIPIQGMKAIKIIIQPTQNERSLPVAHTCFNLLDLPRYKTKERLKYKLLQAIQQTQGFSLV encoded by the exons ATGGAATTGTACTGCTGGGGCAACACATCCCATGGCCAATTGGGTCTGGGCGGCATTGAGGATGAACAG ATATTGACGCCCAGAAAAATTCCCTGGAAACCGGATTCGTCGGTGGTACAGATTGCATGCGGTCATGGTCATACGCTCTTCCTGACGACCAGCGGAAAGGTTTACGCTTGCGGCAGCAATGATTACTCGCAGCTAGGACACGATCTGCCCACCAAAAGGCCACGTATGTGCCCATTTC tGGAAATTCCCGAACTACAGGATTATGTGATAAGTCAGATTGCCTGTGGCAGTCGACACTCGATGGCTCTAACCGATTGGGGTCAGGTGCTCAGCTGGGGTGGCAACGAGTTGGGTCAGCTGGGGCATGCCAACAATCAGGCCAACGAGCTGCCCAAAATTGTGCGTGCTCTGCTCTCCAAGACTGTCGTCCAAGTGGCGTGTGGCAAGAATCATAGCATGGCCTTAACCAGCG GTGGCGAGGTCTATACATGGGGTTCCAATCAGTGTGGTCAACTAGGTGTGCAGTCACCCCATGAGCTATACGACTCCAATCGTCCCATGCTGTTGACTTCATTGCTGGGCATTCCAGTTGCAACAATTGCCTGTGGCGGCAATCACTCGTTTGTCATCTCCAAGTCCGCCGCTGTCTTCGGTTggggcagcaacaattgcGGCCAACTGGGACTCAATGATGAGACGAATCGTGCTTATCCCACACAGCTGAAAACTCTGCGCACGCTTGGCGTGCGTTTTGTTGCCTGTGGCGATGAGTTCTCCGTCTTCTTGACCAACGAGGGAGGCGTTTTCACTTGCGGCGCTGGAGCATATGGACAACTGGGTCATGGCTACAATGCCAACGAGATGCTGCCGCGCATGGTGGTCGAGCTCATGGGCAGCACCATTTCACAGGTGACCTGCGGCAGTCGTCACACGCTGGCATTGGTGCCATCGCGGGGCCGCATCTATGGCTTCGGTTTGGGCAGCTCGGGGCAGCTGGGAACACGTGGCACCAAGAACTTGAACCTGCCACAGGTTGTGGTTGGTCCTTGGGTGTCGCCCAGTGGCTCTGCATTGCTGCAATCGAATGCTGCTCAGGCTTCGGTAGTCATTCGTCAAATCTTCTCGGGCGGTGATCAATCGATTGTGACCACATCGTACTACGTGGACAAAGTACCGCCCACCGACTGTCGCATTTACCG ACCCAAATCACAGATTCTGAAGCTGACGGCGGAGGACACAAAACAATGCACTCGCTTCAAGGAGGGCGATCAAAGCGATCTTGATCTACTGCACTCCATGGAGCTGATCTTTAAGAGTCAGGCCTGTATTAATGGTTCCTTTTTACTGGATGAGGACAAGCATTTCGCCTGCTCGTCACGCAACTATGGCTTGGATCTGAAGAAAGCTCAACTGGCGTTCGACAATTTACGCAAAGTGGAGAATGAGAGCATCAAGCAAGTG ATCTGGGAGAACCTGACGAAGGAGCTGATAGGCTCGTTGGTCGCCTCGCCGCCGGATGCGGAAAGCTTGCGTATCTATATATTACTGCCACTCTATCATGAGTTTGGTAATTCCAAGCACTACAAGACACTGCACGTTCCCTTTGCCCATGCCTTCATCAATCTGACGGAGAATCCATACAAGGTGCTCAAGAAATGGTGGACTGATATGCCCCTCGAGTATTTTGAGCAAATGGTGAACAATTATCTTCACGTTGTGATGCACATCATTCGCTTTAAGATGGGTCTCGAGGTCATCGATTACAATCATCGCGAACAGCAAAATGGCAGAATG GTCATGCCACGCAATGCAGATTTGGATATAGTACTGCTCATGCTGTATAAGCTGACGACCATTAACGAATTACGTGAAGATCGTCTCAACTATCAACACTTTCAGTTGCCGGATCTGACCGATTATGTGGATGTGCAGCGAGAATATCTATACTGGGCATTGTCGGATTCGCAACAGCCATTCAACATCTGCCGTTTTCCATTCCTATTCGATGCGTCTGCCAAGACGTCGCTGCTGCAAGCTGATCAAGCGCTTCAAATGCAATCCGCCATTGCGAACTCGATGAAT AATATCATGACACTGCTTCAGTACGGACATAATTCTCAGTTTATTGTCTTGAATGTGACACGAGAGAATATCGTGCAAGACTCTTTGCGTGAACTGCAACGCTACAGTCAAAGGGATCTCAAAAAACCGCTGCGAATCAAGTTTCACGGCGAGGAAGCCGAAGATGCCGGCGGTGTCCGTAAGGAATTTTTTATGCTGCTCCTGAAGGATCTCATTGATCCGAAGTACGGCATGTTCAAAGAGTTCGAAGACTCTCGTGTCATGTGGTTTGCGGACGTGAGCTTCGAAACGGAGAACATGTACTTCCTCATCGGTGTTCTTTGTGGCTTGGCCATCTACAATTTCATCATTATCAATCTGCCTTTTCCACTGGCTCTCTATAAGAAGCTTCTGGAGAAACCTGTCAATTTAAGCGATTTACGTGAGATGTCGCCTGCAGAGGCGAATTCCTTGCAATCCCTGCTCGATTATGAGGGTGATGACTTTAAGGACACCTTCGATTTGACATTTGAGATAACGCGCGACATTTTCGGCGAGCCAGAAACAAAACCTCTGAAGCCCAATGGCGGTCAGATTGCCGTCACAATTGAGAACCGGCAGGAGTTTGTTGATCTCTATGTGGATTTCATATTTAACGAATCCGTTGAGGTGCATTATCGTGCCTTTCACAAGGGTTTCATGAAGGTCTGTTCGGGCAATGTTATGACGCTCTTCCATCCAGAGGAACTAATGGCCGTTGTCACTGGGAACGAGGAATACGATTGGCAGGCACTGGAGGATAATTGTGATTACAAGGAAGGCTACACTTCCGCCGATGAAACGGTGCAATGGTTTTGGGAAGTTTTTCACGATCTGACCGACGCTGACAAGAAGAAATTCCTGCTGTATTTGACAGGCTCAGATCGCATACCCATTCAGGGTATGAAAGCCATCAag ATTATAATACAACCCACCCAAAACGAACGCAGCCTTCCCGTTGCCCACACATGCTTCAATCTGTTGGATCTGCCACGTTATAAGACCAAGGAGCGACTCAAATATAAGCTACTGCAAGCGATACAGCAAACTCAGGGCTTCAGTCTGGTCTAA